From the Caballeronia sp. NK8 genome, one window contains:
- a CDS encoding ABC transporter ATP-binding protein, translating into MTLHLDAIVLRAGARTLIDGLTQTMSAGEVWCIAGPNGAGKTTLINVLAGLMKPALGRVSLEGRALASWRAAELARARALMPQATHDAFSATVLDTVLLNRFPYLAGWGWESDDDRNAARAALDMLGLAAFAARDVLTLSGGERQRVALAAVLCQNAPLLLLDEPLSHLDLHHQIDCLHALRDAAREHARTIVFSCHDLNLARRFATHALLLDGRGGAFAGRVTDVLTPERASAAFGYPLALIRDGEHEALVPSIHRS; encoded by the coding sequence ATGACGCTGCATCTCGATGCCATCGTGCTTCGCGCGGGCGCGCGCACGCTGATCGACGGTCTCACGCAGACGATGTCGGCGGGCGAGGTGTGGTGCATCGCCGGGCCGAACGGCGCGGGCAAGACGACGCTCATCAACGTGCTGGCGGGCCTCATGAAACCCGCATTGGGCCGTGTGTCGCTCGAAGGCCGCGCGCTCGCGTCATGGCGCGCGGCGGAACTCGCACGCGCACGCGCGTTGATGCCGCAAGCCACCCACGACGCGTTCAGCGCGACCGTGCTCGATACCGTGCTGCTCAATCGCTTTCCGTATCTGGCCGGCTGGGGCTGGGAAAGCGACGACGACCGCAACGCCGCGCGCGCCGCGCTCGACATGCTCGGCCTCGCGGCGTTCGCCGCGCGCGACGTGCTGACGCTCTCCGGCGGCGAACGCCAGCGCGTCGCACTGGCGGCAGTGCTGTGCCAGAACGCGCCGCTGCTGTTGCTCGACGAACCGCTCTCGCATCTCGATCTGCATCATCAGATCGATTGTCTTCATGCACTGCGCGACGCGGCGCGCGAGCACGCGCGCACCATCGTGTTCTCGTGCCACGATCTGAATCTCGCGCGCCGTTTCGCGACGCACGCATTGTTGCTCGACGGTCGAGGCGGCGCCTTCGCGGGCCGCGTCACCGACGTCCTGACGCCCGAACGCGCCAGCGCGGCTTTCGGCTATCCGCTCGCGTTGATCCGCGACGGCGAGCACGAAGCGCTCGTGC